The Bacteroidota bacterium genome window below encodes:
- a CDS encoding sodium:solute symporter: MGFSSLDYLIIAVYLLGVAIFGIISGGKQKSTHDYFLGSRKIPWWAVCFAIVATETSTLTFISIPGVAYVANLNFLQLTIGYIVGRVLIAFIFLPAYFSGNIETAYTFLGNRFGTTTRKTASLVFMITRLFADGVRLYATAIPIKLITGVDYPTAIMLTAVVTLVYTYIGGIRAVIWMDVVQMFIYLGGAVAAIWVLSSQIPESIASIFAVRNISEKFSLFNFGFNLDLKTFFSTPYTFWGSVLGGMFLSMASHGTDQLIVQRLLSTDSLSSSKKAIITSGFIVMFQFALFLFIGILLYVFYNGAKMDPNEVFPQYIINHIPSGIAGLIIAGLLAAAMSTLSGSMNSLASAVMFDFYKPLFSKTNTPDSELRISRIITALWCCLLIGSAFIFMNTPKTVVELALSIASFTYGGLLGTFLLGVLFKKTRQRDALIAFATGVIVMIGVIYFTSIAWTWYTVIGSVTTVAVGVMVSKMRKTEV; encoded by the coding sequence AAATCTACACACGATTATTTCTTAGGCAGCCGCAAAATTCCCTGGTGGGCTGTATGTTTTGCTATCGTTGCAACCGAAACAAGCACTCTCACATTCATAAGCATTCCGGGAGTTGCATACGTTGCTAACTTAAATTTTCTACAGCTTACAATCGGTTACATCGTCGGCAGGGTTTTAATCGCTTTTATATTTTTACCTGCATATTTCAGCGGTAACATCGAGACCGCTTACACTTTTCTGGGAAACCGTTTCGGCACTACAACACGTAAAACCGCATCGCTTGTTTTTATGATAACGCGCCTCTTTGCCGACGGAGTCCGTCTTTACGCTACTGCAATCCCAATTAAATTAATCACAGGTGTCGATTATCCGACTGCAATTATGTTAACTGCCGTTGTAACACTTGTCTATACTTACATCGGTGGAATACGTGCCGTAATATGGATGGATGTTGTTCAGATGTTTATTTATTTGGGAGGCGCTGTTGCGGCAATTTGGGTTTTGAGCTCACAAATTCCCGAAAGCATCGCATCTATATTCGCAGTTCGGAACATTTCAGAAAAATTTTCTCTCTTTAATTTCGGATTTAATTTAGATTTAAAAACTTTCTTCTCAACTCCATATACTTTTTGGGGAAGCGTTTTAGGCGGGATGTTTTTATCTATGGCATCGCACGGAACCGACCAGCTAATAGTGCAGCGATTGCTCTCAACCGATTCGCTATCAAGCAGTAAGAAAGCAATTATAACAAGCGGCTTCATCGTGATGTTTCAGTTCGCTTTGTTTTTATTCATCGGAATTTTACTCTACGTTTTTTACAACGGCGCCAAGATGGATCCGAACGAAGTTTTCCCTCAATACATAATCAATCATATCCCATCGGGTATCGCGGGGTTAATTATCGCAGGACTTTTGGCTGCGGCAATGTCCACACTTTCCGGTTCGATGAACTCACTCGCCTCGGCTGTGATGTTCGATTTTTATAAACCATTGTTTAGTAAAACAAACACGCCCGATAGCGAGTTAAGAATCTCTCGAATCATCACTGCACTATGGTGCTGTTTGCTGATTGGTTCGGCATTTATTTTTATGAACACTCCGAAAACAGTTGTTGAACTGGCGCTGAGTATAGCTTCGTTCACTTATGGCGGCTTATTGGGAACTTTCTTGTTAGGTGTTTTATTTAAGAAAACCAGACAGCGCGATGCTTTAATTGCTTTCGCGACAGGGGTTATTGTAATGATAGGTGTAATTTATTTTACAAGCATTGCCTGGACTTGGTACACGGTGATTGGAAGTGTAACTACAGTAGCGGTGGGAGTTATGGTGAGCAAGATGAGAAAAACCGAGGTGTAA
- a CDS encoding helicase-related protein, translating to MKALNSIIDNRDANTVLDALKRLLPESKHLDIATGYFEIGSFLALDSFWNQLEKVRIVMGDETTKRTRNELINALTEASEESIEREKEKDDSLTGLLAIREALLKKQIEPKIYRQAKFHAKAYLMQTKPPSPVNFGIVGSSNFTEPGLTRNLELNLFTTDQLQLKALQEWFDKAWQESEEVREELLKVIEPHIKLYSPFEVYVKALYEYFHGKEIPTTAWEERESKIYPILDDLQRIGYRQALWIAEQWGGALICDGVGFGKTYIGLMLIERFLHERKRVALIVPKSARVSVWERRIKEYLSKYYGGSFSGDLIEVINHTDLHREKLKDHLASIRERADVIIIDEAHHFRTPNAQRSEKLFDIVEFNGRKKKIFMLTATPVNNSLFDILHLMEYFTRKKREYFQKLGISDTRSYFVKKEKAIEAKMGVESKVEGEENLFPEFDVIEAEKILRDDILFRTVVIQRSRDYAKQYFKQIGNNQFYFPEREKPVVADYQLARIYGELFESIKKSFNKDSPFVELALYNPENFRKDKSQIDRKIENRERQVISLIRATLLKRMESSYKAFEASCEDLLRSLARFLRYYEKEEWEKWKEKHDDFWKMVEGHWRDRFVDEDEESEVEEDDILPEPNKQLIKEDFFIEDIIVSVKRDMDELADFLQFIHSNITEQSDDKLKRLINLLNDDKELKTKKVIIFTQYRDTARYLYKQLKAKGLDDIEELDSTSKKDREIVIKRFSPYYNCSEEEVQKYLNQPIRILISTDILSEGLNLQDANLLINYDLHWNPVRLMQRIGRVDRRLDPKIEKMLGRENCVVRFWNFLPPDELDELLDLYQRVSGKLLRISKTLGIEGKYILTPEEEYDALRNFNATYNGIISYEEKIRLIFDDILKKHPNLADILPKLPKRLFSGKQHQSNQPQGVFAAYRFPSRVVKDERGNELSVPGECRWYYHRFGNDDILEDIEAIHAIIESSPETPRVVEKPMEELRKSIKLIEQKKVNTELRNMQVVIGEKAILVCWMEVC from the coding sequence ATGAAAGCATTAAATTCTATCATTGATAATCGTGATGCAAACACTGTCTTGGATGCGCTCAAAAGATTACTACCTGAATCTAAACATTTAGATATCGCAACAGGATATTTTGAGATTGGGTCTTTTCTCGCTCTAGATTCGTTTTGGAATCAATTGGAAAAAGTTCGGATTGTAATGGGAGATGAAACCACCAAGCGAACCCGTAATGAGCTAATTAATGCCTTAACCGAAGCAAGCGAAGAAAGTATTGAGAGAGAAAAGGAAAAAGACGACAGCTTAACCGGGCTCCTTGCTATTAGGGAAGCGTTACTGAAAAAACAAATCGAACCTAAAATTTACCGACAAGCAAAATTTCATGCTAAAGCTTATTTGATGCAAACAAAACCCCCAAGCCCGGTGAACTTCGGTATAGTTGGATCAAGTAATTTTACTGAACCAGGGCTAACGAGAAATCTTGAGTTAAATCTGTTTACTACTGATCAGCTCCAGCTTAAAGCATTGCAAGAATGGTTCGACAAAGCATGGCAAGAGTCGGAGGAAGTGAGAGAAGAATTGCTCAAAGTGATTGAGCCGCATATTAAACTTTATTCACCCTTTGAAGTTTATGTAAAAGCTCTTTATGAATATTTTCATGGAAAAGAAATTCCAACCACAGCCTGGGAAGAACGGGAGTCAAAAATTTATCCCATACTCGATGACCTGCAGCGAATTGGCTACCGGCAAGCATTGTGGATTGCAGAACAATGGGGAGGTGCCTTGATTTGTGATGGTGTTGGATTTGGTAAAACTTATATCGGTTTAATGCTTATTGAAAGATTTCTCCACGAAAGAAAGCGTGTGGCTTTAATCGTTCCTAAATCAGCTAGAGTAAGTGTTTGGGAACGAAGGATAAAAGAATATTTGTCGAAGTACTATGGTGGTTCATTTAGCGGTGATTTGATAGAAGTTATCAATCACACCGACCTCCATAGAGAAAAACTAAAAGATCATTTAGCCAGTATTCGTGAAAGAGCAGATGTAATAATTATTGATGAAGCCCACCACTTTAGAACTCCGAATGCGCAGAGAAGCGAGAAACTTTTCGACATTGTAGAGTTTAACGGCAGGAAGAAAAAAATCTTCATGCTAACTGCTACACCGGTTAATAATTCTTTATTCGATATATTACACTTAATGGAATATTTTACAAGAAAGAAGAGAGAGTATTTTCAGAAACTTGGTATAAGTGATACAAGATCATATTTTGTTAAGAAAGAAAAAGCAATCGAAGCAAAGATGGGAGTAGAATCGAAAGTTGAAGGTGAAGAAAATTTATTTCCAGAATTCGATGTTATTGAAGCAGAAAAAATACTGCGGGATGATATTCTTTTCCGTACTGTCGTAATTCAGAGAAGTCGTGATTACGCAAAACAGTATTTCAAACAAATCGGAAATAACCAGTTTTATTTTCCTGAACGCGAAAAACCTGTTGTTGCAGATTATCAACTTGCAAGAATCTATGGAGAACTATTTGAAAGCATCAAGAAATCATTCAATAAAGATTCTCCATTTGTTGAATTAGCCCTTTATAATCCTGAGAATTTTAGAAAAGATAAATCCCAAATCGATAGAAAAATTGAGAATAGAGAACGCCAAGTTATTTCTTTAATTCGAGCAACACTTTTAAAACGTATGGAATCCTCATACAAGGCATTCGAAGCTTCCTGTGAAGATTTATTGCGTTCGTTAGCTCGATTCCTTCGTTATTATGAGAAAGAAGAGTGGGAGAAGTGGAAAGAAAAACACGACGATTTTTGGAAAATGGTTGAGGGACATTGGCGCGACCGTTTTGTTGATGAAGATGAAGAATCGGAAGTTGAAGAAGACGATATTCTACCCGAACCAAATAAACAATTAATTAAAGAAGATTTCTTCATCGAAGATATTATTGTAAGTGTGAAGCGCGATATGGATGAGTTAGCCGATTTTCTGCAGTTTATTCATTCCAATATCACAGAACAATCGGACGACAAGCTGAAACGACTCATCAATCTATTGAATGATGATAAAGAACTAAAAACGAAAAAGGTAATTATATTCACGCAATACAGGGATACTGCTCGTTATCTCTATAAGCAACTGAAAGCAAAAGGATTAGATGATATTGAAGAATTAGACAGCACATCAAAAAAAGATAGAGAGATTGTAATAAAACGATTCTCACCCTATTATAATTGCTCTGAAGAAGAAGTTCAAAAATATCTTAATCAACCGATTAGAATTTTGATTTCTACAGATATTCTTTCGGAAGGACTAAACTTACAAGATGCCAATCTTCTTATAAATTACGATTTACATTGGAATCCTGTCCGTCTCATGCAGCGCATCGGTCGTGTTGACAGAAGGCTTGATCCGAAAATTGAGAAGATGCTTGGTCGCGAAAATTGTGTTGTGCGTTTCTGGAATTTCCTACCACCTGATGAGCTTGATGAGTTGTTAGATCTCTATCAGCGTGTTTCAGGTAAGTTGTTACGGATTTCAAAAACATTAGGTATCGAAGGTAAATATATACTTACTCCCGAAGAAGAATATGATGCGCTACGTAATTTCAATGCTACCTACAATGGAATCATCTCATACGAAGAAAAGATACGACTAATATTCGATGATATCTTGAAAAAACATCCAAATTTAGCAGATATATTGCCCAAATTGCCTAAGCGTTTATTCTCTGGAAAGCAACATCAATCGAACCAACCGCAGGGTGTTTTTGCCGCTTATCGTTTTCCATCACGAGTTGTGAAAGATGAGAGAGGGAATGAGCTATCCGTGCCGGGTGAGTGCAGATGGTATTACCATAGATTTGGCAACGATGATATCCTCGAAGATATAGAAGCGATACATGCTATTATTGAATCCTCACCTGAAACACCAAGAGTAGTTGAAAAACCAATGGAAGAGTTAAGAAAAAGTATCAAGTTGATCGAACAGAAAAAAGTTAATACCGAGCTGCGAAACATGCAGGTGGTGATAGGAGAAAAAGCAATTTTAGTTTGCTGGATGGAGGTATGCTGA
- a CDS encoding ORF6N domain-containing protein: MNTKTLIPIEIIEQRIFLIRGNRVMFDKDIAYLYGVQTRDLNKAVKRNIDRFPSDFMFQLSEEEFQNLMFHFGTSKKGGTRKLPFAFTEQGIAMLSSVLRSKQAIQVNIIIMRAFVKIRQVLLAHKDIEQKLFELEQKIKSHDNQIRNIFEAIRQLMTPPEKPKRQIGFRVEEPKQKYSVRRKR; the protein is encoded by the coding sequence ATGAATACCAAAACATTGATTCCAATTGAAATTATAGAGCAGCGAATTTTTCTTATCCGTGGAAACAGAGTAATGTTCGATAAAGATATTGCCTATCTCTATGGTGTTCAAACACGAGATTTGAACAAAGCAGTCAAGCGAAATATTGACCGCTTCCCCTCCGATTTTATGTTTCAATTATCGGAGGAAGAATTTCAGAATTTGATGTTCCATTTTGGAACATCAAAAAAAGGAGGCACAAGAAAACTTCCATTTGCTTTTACAGAACAAGGAATCGCAATGCTTTCCAGTGTTCTACGCAGCAAACAAGCAATTCAAGTCAACATTATCATTATGCGAGCATTTGTAAAAATCAGGCAAGTATTATTGGCACATAAAGATATTGAACAAAAACTCTTTGAATTAGAACAAAAAATAAAGTCTCATGATAACCAAATTAGAAATATTTTTGAAGCAATACGACAGCTAATGACTCCTCCCGAAAAACCAAAACGGCAGATCGGATTTAGAGTTGAAGAGCCGAAGCAAAAATATTCAGTAAGGAGAAAACGTTGA
- a CDS encoding four helix bundle protein: MNKEELKNRTKEFALRVIKLVNNLPKTQIGKIVGNQLLRSGTSVGANYRSALRARSQVDFEYKLGLVEEEADESFYWMELIVESNLMPIDKVKNLMQEANELIAIFASAIISLKKKKITNHKS; the protein is encoded by the coding sequence ATGAATAAAGAAGAATTAAAGAATAGAACAAAGGAATTTGCATTACGAGTAATCAAATTGGTAAACAATTTGCCAAAAACACAAATCGGTAAAATAGTTGGTAATCAACTTCTTAGGTCTGGAACATCCGTTGGTGCGAATTATCGTTCTGCATTGCGTGCACGTTCTCAAGTCGATTTTGAATACAAGCTCGGTTTAGTTGAAGAAGAAGCTGATGAGTCGTTTTATTGGATGGAATTGATTGTCGAATCTAATCTAATGCCGATTGATAAAGTGAAAAATCTTATGCAAGAAGCGAATGAACTGATTGCAATCTTTGCTTCAGCAATAATATCTTTAAAAAAGAAAAAAATCACAAATCATAAATCATAA
- a CDS encoding PDDEXK nuclease domain-containing protein gives MKKPQRDTSLVKAQSAKTQQVARHLFTEIRSLIETTRGQVAQAVNSSLVLLYWQIGKMIRTNVLGEERAEYGQQIVSTLSKQLVNEYGNGFSRRNLFNMIRFAEIFPNVKIVQTLSAQLSWSHFVEILVFEEPLKRDFYAEMCRIERWSVRMLREKISGMLYERTAISKKPVKLIKQELKSLRDEDKLTPDLVFRDPYLLNFLGLKDTYSEKGIESAILREIKSFILELGVGFSFVERQKRITVDGEDYYIDLLFYHRTLKRLVAIDLKLEKFKAADKGQMELYLRWLEKHEQVELLQLHKTGIRVAEYMTELPPRKVLEKKLHQAIIAAREQLTRRSLKPLSQ, from the coding sequence ATGAAAAAGCCACAACGCGATACAAGCTTGGTCAAAGCCCAATCTGCGAAAACACAGCAAGTGGCACGACACCTGTTCACCGAGATACGTTCACTGATAGAAACTACTCGCGGGCAAGTAGCGCAGGCGGTTAATTCCAGTCTCGTGTTGCTGTATTGGCAGATTGGGAAGATGATCCGAACAAATGTTCTCGGCGAAGAGCGGGCTGAGTATGGGCAACAAATTGTCTCGACACTGTCGAAACAATTGGTCAATGAGTATGGTAATGGTTTCAGCAGACGTAATTTATTTAACATGATTCGCTTTGCTGAGATATTTCCTAACGTCAAAATTGTGCAGACACTGTCTGCACAATTATCATGGTCACACTTTGTGGAGATTCTTGTATTTGAAGAACCACTCAAACGTGACTTCTATGCAGAGATGTGCCGCATTGAACGGTGGAGTGTTAGAATGTTACGCGAAAAAATTTCTGGTATGCTCTACGAACGCACCGCCATCTCTAAGAAACCTGTCAAACTTATCAAGCAAGAATTGAAATCCCTTCGTGACGAAGATAAACTTACACCCGACCTCGTCTTTCGTGATCCTTACTTACTCAACTTCCTCGGATTGAAAGATACATACAGCGAAAAAGGCATTGAGTCTGCAATCCTCAGAGAAATAAAATCGTTCATTTTGGAATTAGGCGTCGGTTTCAGCTTTGTTGAACGGCAGAAACGCATAACTGTCGATGGTGAGGATTATTACATCGATCTCCTCTTCTATCACCGTACACTAAAACGATTGGTTGCCATAGATTTGAAGCTTGAAAAGTTTAAAGCTGCGGATAAAGGGCAAATGGAGCTGTATCTCCGTTGGTTGGAAAAACACGAACAAGTTGAACTTCTGCAGCTTCACAAAACAGGCATTCGTGTGGCAGAATATATGACTGAATTGCCCCCGCGAAAAGTGTTAGAAAAGAAGTTGCATCAGGCAATCATAGCAGCACGGGAACAACTTACCCGACGTAGTTTAAAACCCTTATCACAATAA